Proteins from a single region of Pirellulaceae bacterium:
- a CDS encoding dockerin type I repeat-containing protein: MNSVHVGSHFKVLVFCIFLCFAPSVLANVVADSVADWTETGTQGENGWTYGYYEPPTKTIRAEIPHPDAVYHPDDFQAFVEGRWGDTVYTHAANEQITVVSGVWGHKSERNPHPPQTFVTKHGGHPQFPSWSNGQSEPEHKLQYAIRRWESDVSGNATITYNHSKIQTECGNGSTVILYHNGTVLGSNTITSYDRTGVDDSVSVSLAEGDFVDLALSGFGSKVKPNGRDIDERQWWLSSCDYSNFGMSIELAAAVTSGDYNSDGVVNVADINLQAEAIADTAPDLATYDENSDGVVDIADRKILVGDHLNTWMGDADLSGQFDTTDLVVVFAVGKYETDASAGWEEGDWDGDGSFLTGDLVAAFADGGYEVGPKAAVATVPEPSGIVLAVISLIGLFGISRRRHC; this comes from the coding sequence GTGAATAGCGTGCACGTAGGTTCACATTTCAAAGTTCTTGTTTTTTGCATTTTTTTGTGTTTCGCACCATCCGTTTTGGCTAACGTCGTTGCTGATTCCGTTGCCGATTGGACGGAAACAGGCACCCAAGGTGAAAACGGTTGGACTTACGGTTATTACGAACCACCAACGAAAACCATCAGAGCGGAGATTCCTCACCCTGATGCGGTTTACCATCCTGATGATTTTCAGGCCTTTGTCGAAGGGCGTTGGGGAGACACCGTGTATACTCATGCTGCTAATGAACAAATTACTGTGGTTTCCGGTGTCTGGGGGCACAAGAGTGAGCGGAATCCACATCCTCCCCAAACCTTTGTCACGAAGCATGGTGGCCACCCGCAGTTTCCCAGTTGGTCAAACGGTCAATCCGAACCCGAGCACAAATTGCAGTATGCAATACGTCGTTGGGAATCCGACGTGAGCGGTAATGCTACGATCACGTACAATCACTCCAAAATTCAAACGGAGTGCGGTAACGGTTCAACGGTGATCCTTTACCACAATGGTACTGTACTCGGGTCGAACACGATCACTTCTTACGATCGCACCGGCGTCGACGATTCCGTCTCGGTATCGCTTGCAGAGGGTGACTTCGTTGATCTTGCTTTGTCGGGTTTCGGATCCAAAGTTAAACCGAACGGCCGTGATATTGACGAAAGGCAATGGTGGTTGTCTAGTTGTGACTACTCAAATTTTGGAATGTCCATTGAACTCGCTGCTGCTGTAACTTCTGGTGACTACAACAGTGATGGCGTCGTTAATGTTGCTGACATCAATTTGCAAGCAGAGGCAATCGCAGATACTGCTCCTGATCTTGCTACTTACGATGAAAACAGCGACGGTGTTGTTGACATTGCTGACCGAAAGATCCTCGTCGGTGATCACCTGAATACTTGGATGGGCGATGCTGATCTCAGCGGTCAGTTCGACACCACTGATCTGGTAGTTGTCTTCGCCGTTGGCAAGTACGAGACGGACGCTTCGGCAGGTTGGGAAGAGGGCGACTGGGATGGAGATGGTAGCTTTTTGACTGGTGACTTGGTCGCCGCATTCGCGGATGGTGGCTATGAAGTTGGTCCGAAGGCAGCGGTTGCAACTGTGCCCGAGCCGTCCGGCATCGTTCTGGCTGTTATCAGCTTGATTGGCCTCTTCGGTATCAGTCGCCGTCGCCATTGCTAA
- a CDS encoding ECF-type sigma factor encodes MIRTIEAPDPENRNADCGVSFARIDDASKAEDILPLVYGQLRKLAEKKLARESVGQTLQATALVHEAYLRLTQKDPDADWNGLPHFFGAAAMAMRRILVERARQKKTLRRGGRYKAMHGMDIDQIGGQDVNQSFDVLGLNEALDRLAVEHPRKVKLVELRFFLGLTNQEASHFLGISTSTADLDWKYARSWLKLEMDKSAK; translated from the coding sequence ATGATTAGAACAATTGAAGCTCCGGACCCGGAGAATCGCAATGCAGACTGTGGTGTAAGTTTTGCCCGGATCGACGACGCATCCAAAGCAGAAGACATTTTGCCTCTCGTTTACGGTCAATTGCGAAAATTAGCCGAGAAAAAACTGGCTCGAGAGTCAGTCGGTCAAACTCTGCAAGCGACCGCGCTCGTTCACGAGGCCTATCTACGACTCACACAAAAGGATCCTGACGCGGATTGGAATGGCTTACCGCATTTCTTTGGGGCAGCGGCCATGGCCATGAGACGCATTTTGGTGGAACGGGCTCGGCAAAAAAAAACTCTCCGACGCGGTGGCCGCTACAAGGCTATGCATGGGATGGACATCGATCAAATTGGCGGTCAGGACGTCAATCAATCGTTTGATGTTCTCGGCCTTAATGAAGCACTGGATCGGCTTGCGGTTGAGCATCCTCGCAAGGTAAAGCTAGTTGAATTGCGATTCTTTCTTGGCTTGACGAATCAAGAAGCCTCCCATTTCCTGGGGATTTCTACATCCACCGCTGATTTGGATTGGAAATACGCGCGTTCCTGGCTGAAACTTGAAATGGATAAATCCGCCAAATGA
- a CDS encoding bifunctional serine/threonine-protein kinase/formylglycine-generating enzyme family protein, whose product MIESTDERKAYLKQVCQGDNSLYDRVMSLLNVQADCDGFLENQDDLWGERPNAVELLQNLRTREEPPLEEVGPYRIVRKIGEGGMGVVYLVNQNHPIKRSAALKLLRYDKTNPGTVARFKDEQKTLARMDHPNIAKVLDAGTAKNGQPYFVMDLVRGIPITQYCDDRQLTISERLELFVQVCQGCQHAHYKGIIHRDLKPSNILVADCDHEAVPKIIDFGIAKKTWDDLNDEKTETDVTALSMFGTLAYMSPEQVMLASDDLDTRSDIYSLGVVLYELLCGKRPFSKELEKSKSLQEVLEVICEQEPRKPSQMVSTGNDCLERAAARGESIALLSGRIRRDLDWITLKVLSKDPADRYQTTSDLCKDIQLHLADRPILARRPSLRVKVNRFCRRNRSIVAVGGVATCFLLGFLYMGVLTRSALESRDQVSAAQAALDDLRVRADRQEVARRVVQPQIRSLRQKRLPVRAFREARRVQGLLGTDMGFQEQWASLTTTVSCTRLPQGTTVWARDALARDDEWEFLGVAPFVNLEVPIGDVRLRFEHESYVPKETQMKFPVGLRNFSTRDWQSLSESVPGMVRITRSITSGGDAHPIRNDFLIDQYEVTNSQYQEFVDAGGYEKAEYWSDISYDLVGVEITWKSACQQFVDTTGVHGPATWKHGRFPTGKESYPVEGVSWYEANAYAKFRGKSLPTFAHWRRASFCDQPGIAAKLSNYGGNGTAEVGQYKGIGCFDAYDMYGNVREWCWNGDAEGNHALLGGSYSDPDYNFYTPRIASPWQRDEGDGFRCAIYLEKLERDDLSRLLVPKVAKVLDRVERMPFSDLKEWYNYDREQPLNVVIHDTESSDGANDKYRHEIVEVDGPFGEERLPLHLLVPRDLKTPGEVVIGVPGIGCWNSGGAFQMGRKLLFNYSHEFASAGRIVCFPVYRGTFERWSNEMLARAFRNSPISARNDWIYVAQEISRTVDYLLTRDDVHPHKISLFGLSAGALRSVAVLAVDQRVATGILLGGGYSKWHEKRPEIHEYQFAPHVKQPVLMINGLHDEIFSHATSQLPLFKDLGSKVKQHEVFPAYHLPEKESVVKLFDEWLDDIFGSSKN is encoded by the coding sequence ATGATTGAATCAACAGACGAGCGCAAGGCATATCTCAAGCAGGTGTGCCAAGGTGATAATTCGCTGTACGACCGAGTTATGTCCTTACTCAATGTGCAAGCAGACTGTGACGGTTTTCTGGAAAATCAAGATGATTTGTGGGGGGAACGGCCTAACGCGGTAGAGTTGTTGCAAAATTTGAGAACGAGAGAAGAGCCACCCTTGGAAGAGGTGGGGCCTTACCGAATTGTGAGGAAAATCGGTGAGGGTGGGATGGGGGTTGTGTACCTGGTTAATCAAAATCATCCGATCAAACGTTCTGCGGCGCTCAAGCTTCTCCGTTATGACAAAACTAATCCCGGCACCGTTGCGAGATTTAAGGATGAACAGAAAACTCTGGCGCGAATGGATCATCCCAACATTGCCAAAGTACTGGATGCAGGGACAGCGAAAAATGGCCAGCCTTATTTTGTGATGGATTTGGTTCGCGGTATTCCAATCACCCAGTATTGCGATGACCGACAGTTAACGATATCTGAGCGATTGGAGTTGTTTGTACAAGTTTGCCAAGGGTGCCAACACGCACATTATAAGGGAATTATTCACCGGGATCTGAAGCCGTCAAACATTTTGGTTGCTGACTGTGATCATGAGGCCGTACCGAAAATCATTGACTTTGGAATTGCGAAAAAGACCTGGGATGATTTAAACGATGAAAAGACGGAAACGGATGTTACGGCCCTTTCTATGTTTGGAACATTGGCTTACATGAGTCCTGAGCAGGTTATGCTTGCATCGGATGACTTGGATACTCGGAGTGATATTTATTCTTTAGGCGTGGTGCTCTACGAGCTGCTCTGTGGAAAGCGCCCCTTTTCGAAAGAACTCGAGAAGTCGAAAAGCTTGCAAGAAGTGCTTGAGGTAATCTGCGAGCAGGAACCGCGGAAACCTAGCCAGATGGTTTCGACCGGAAATGACTGTTTGGAACGGGCCGCGGCGCGCGGGGAAAGTATTGCGTTGTTGTCCGGTCGTATACGCCGAGACCTTGATTGGATCACTCTGAAGGTCCTGTCGAAAGATCCAGCCGATCGTTATCAAACGACCTCCGATTTATGTAAGGACATTCAGTTGCATCTTGCGGACCGCCCGATTTTGGCGCGACGACCTTCGCTAAGGGTGAAGGTAAACCGATTTTGTCGACGCAATCGGTCAATCGTCGCGGTCGGGGGTGTTGCAACCTGTTTTTTGCTAGGCTTTCTGTACATGGGCGTTCTGACACGATCGGCGCTCGAGAGTCGCGATCAAGTATCGGCAGCCCAGGCGGCTTTGGATGACCTGCGCGTTCGAGCGGATCGGCAAGAGGTCGCGAGGCGTGTTGTTCAGCCCCAAATCCGATCGCTACGACAAAAACGTTTGCCGGTTCGTGCTTTTCGAGAAGCACGACGGGTCCAGGGCTTACTTGGAACCGATATGGGGTTCCAAGAGCAATGGGCGTCGCTCACCACGACGGTCTCTTGCACCCGTTTGCCACAAGGGACCACCGTCTGGGCACGTGATGCACTCGCCCGCGATGACGAATGGGAGTTTTTGGGAGTTGCTCCGTTCGTGAATTTGGAGGTTCCGATTGGTGACGTTCGACTCCGATTCGAGCACGAAAGTTATGTGCCCAAGGAAACCCAAATGAAGTTTCCCGTCGGGTTGCGTAACTTCTCTACGCGAGACTGGCAATCACTGAGTGAGAGCGTCCCAGGAATGGTGCGGATTACGAGGTCGATAACGAGTGGGGGCGACGCTCACCCAATTCGTAACGATTTTCTCATTGATCAATATGAAGTTACGAATTCGCAGTATCAAGAATTTGTCGATGCTGGTGGTTATGAAAAAGCCGAATACTGGTCGGACATCTCCTATGATCTGGTGGGTGTTGAGATTACTTGGAAGTCAGCCTGTCAGCAGTTTGTTGATACGACGGGCGTGCATGGTCCAGCAACTTGGAAGCATGGTCGCTTTCCTACCGGAAAGGAAAGTTATCCGGTGGAGGGAGTGAGTTGGTACGAAGCGAATGCTTACGCAAAATTTCGTGGCAAGAGTTTACCTACATTTGCCCACTGGAGGCGAGCTTCCTTTTGCGATCAACCCGGTATCGCTGCGAAGTTGTCGAACTATGGCGGAAATGGGACTGCTGAGGTTGGACAGTATAAGGGGATCGGGTGCTTTGACGCGTACGACATGTACGGTAACGTGAGAGAATGGTGTTGGAACGGCGATGCCGAAGGAAATCATGCCTTGCTAGGTGGATCCTACAGTGATCCGGACTACAACTTTTACACGCCAAGAATTGCTTCACCTTGGCAACGCGACGAGGGAGACGGATTTCGATGCGCGATCTACCTTGAAAAACTCGAACGGGATGATTTATCCCGATTGTTGGTTCCCAAGGTCGCGAAAGTTTTAGATCGTGTAGAGCGGATGCCGTTCTCGGATCTGAAGGAATGGTATAACTACGATCGCGAACAACCGCTCAATGTCGTGATCCACGATACGGAAAGCTCCGATGGTGCGAATGACAAATATCGTCACGAAATCGTTGAAGTTGATGGGCCCTTTGGCGAAGAGCGGTTGCCACTTCATCTTCTGGTACCACGCGATTTGAAAACTCCTGGCGAAGTAGTCATTGGGGTGCCGGGAATCGGGTGTTGGAATTCGGGTGGCGCTTTTCAAATGGGAAGGAAACTGCTGTTTAACTATTCCCATGAATTTGCCTCCGCAGGACGGATTGTATGTTTTCCCGTTTATCGAGGTACCTTTGAACGATGGTCGAATGAGATGCTTGCCAGGGCATTTCGTAACTCGCCGATCTCCGCTCGGAATGATTGGATCTATGTGGCTCAAGAAATATCGCGAACCGTTGATTATCTGCTGACTCGCGATGATGTTCACCCACATAAAATTTCGCTATTCGGACTGAGCGCTGGCGCCTTGAGATCGGTTGCTGTCCTTGCGGTTGATCAGCGAGTGGCTACAGGGATATTGCTTGGCGGTGGTTATTCGAAATGGCACGAGAAGCGTCCCGAAATCCACGAGTATCAGTTTGCCCCTCATGTCAAACAACCGGTCCTGATGATCAACGGTTTGCATGACGAAATTTTTTCACATGCGACATCCCAACTGCCTCTTTTTAAAGATCTTGGCAGTAAAGTTAAGCAGCATGAGGTCTTTCCGGCTTATCACCTGCCTGAAAAGGAAAGCGTCGTCAAGTTATTTGATGAATGGTTGGACGATATTTTCGGCTCTTCGAAAAACTGA
- a CDS encoding DUF3472 domain-containing protein: MVLCRYPRMSNRGVCSWRELLWIGRLHLFSFFLSLHQDTAHPNMKKLIQSLVFAVITVMVILPASALMSAEWVVPMAGNGFRTAPRPGGNGVRRDGAVSWANPESVFTVFFHVDRPCDLRLALRAKIEDGRSILRIRVADASFESTLSGTQLETVGIGRINVPNPGYVQVELQGHERTGGDFGDLRDLLVSSETDGLKLDYVKTNEGSMFYWGRRGPSVHLSYQVPKGRPLQYAYSEITVPVGQDPIGSYFMANGFGEGYFGIQVNSPTERRVLFSVWSPFNTDNPRDIPEDQRIRCLERGPDVHIGEFGNEGSGGQSYLVYPWKAGATYRFLTEVTPDGKGNTVYTSWFGNKAVGEWRLIASFRRPQTDTHLRRFHSFLESFSPAFGHIGRSAFYGNVWVADTNGKWFECTDARFSVDATGSGRHRLDFTGGSDAGRFYLKNCGFFDGSGRPGELFSRDAKTAEQPKIDFESLPRG; the protein is encoded by the coding sequence ATGGTTTTGTGCCGTTATCCTCGGATGTCGAATCGGGGCGTTTGCAGCTGGCGTGAACTGCTGTGGATAGGACGCCTGCACCTGTTCTCCTTCTTTCTTTCACTACATCAAGACACTGCCCATCCGAATATGAAAAAGTTAATTCAATCGCTCGTCTTCGCTGTGATCACGGTAATGGTGATTCTTCCTGCTTCGGCATTGATGTCCGCAGAGTGGGTGGTACCGATGGCTGGGAATGGTTTTCGTACGGCACCGCGACCCGGTGGCAATGGGGTTCGCCGCGATGGAGCTGTGTCTTGGGCCAATCCGGAATCTGTATTTACGGTGTTCTTTCATGTGGATCGGCCTTGTGATTTACGACTCGCGTTGCGGGCGAAAATCGAAGACGGTCGTTCCATCTTGCGAATACGAGTGGCCGATGCTTCATTCGAAAGTACGTTGTCAGGCACACAATTGGAAACCGTGGGAATTGGTCGAATCAATGTTCCGAATCCAGGCTACGTGCAGGTCGAACTGCAGGGCCACGAGCGAACGGGCGGCGACTTTGGCGATCTGCGAGATCTGTTGGTTTCTTCGGAGACCGATGGTTTGAAGTTGGACTACGTCAAGACAAACGAGGGAAGCATGTTTTACTGGGGCCGCCGTGGCCCCTCGGTCCATCTGAGTTACCAGGTTCCCAAGGGGCGTCCGTTGCAATACGCTTACAGTGAAATTACGGTCCCGGTTGGGCAAGATCCGATCGGTTCGTATTTTATGGCGAACGGATTTGGTGAAGGTTACTTCGGGATTCAGGTTAACAGTCCCACTGAACGACGAGTCCTGTTTTCCGTTTGGAGTCCATTTAACACGGACAATCCCCGCGACATTCCAGAAGATCAGCGAATTCGCTGCTTGGAACGCGGCCCTGATGTTCACATTGGCGAATTTGGTAACGAGGGTTCCGGGGGCCAGAGTTATCTTGTTTATCCGTGGAAGGCAGGCGCGACTTACCGATTTCTCACGGAGGTCACGCCTGATGGAAAAGGAAATACGGTCTACACATCGTGGTTTGGCAACAAAGCGGTGGGCGAGTGGCGACTCATCGCCAGCTTTCGTCGGCCCCAGACGGATACCCATCTTCGTCGCTTTCACTCGTTTTTGGAAAGTTTCTCACCGGCGTTTGGACACATCGGGCGAAGCGCGTTTTACGGCAATGTTTGGGTGGCTGACACAAACGGTAAGTGGTTCGAATGCACAGATGCTAGGTTTTCGGTCGATGCGACAGGATCCGGTCGGCATCGACTTGACTTCACGGGCGGGAGTGATGCGGGGCGGTTCTACCTCAAGAATTGTGGATTTTTTGACGGATCGGGGCGCCCTGGTGAGCTCTTTTCACGCGATGCCAAGACCGCCGAACAGCCCAAAATCGATTTTGAATCACTGCCTCGCGGTTGA
- a CDS encoding penicillin acylase family protein, with translation MARLNPWFPLIVVFIIEGLLGNAQAMSPLATEVTIHRDEWGVPHIHGKTNAAMTYGMGYAQAEDYFWQVEDNCIRAVGRYAEIVGESGLSNDVLNRSFEVVRRSKEDLKQFPPEMKANLVAYAAGINDYLSQHPEEKSRLIHRFEPWHVLAMDRHVLLSFVYGRSHVGRPKADTFAEAAHAAIGSNQWAIGPTKTANGQAMLLINPHQPWYGWGQYYEAHIYSDEGVNFSGAGFFGSPIPNKGHNGRLGWTYTVNEPDIADSYRVTFPDPKRPLQYAYGDGTRDAIAWTDTVRVRKTDGTFEERTLHLRKTHQGPLVRRENDSTWLAVRIAGLFDVRRPSQAFEMIRARNFAEWREAASICAIPMFNIAYADQAGNIFYVYNGSIPIRDPSFDWTQPVDGSDPRTEWQGIHRFDDLPQVFNPSTGYVQNCNSTPYTTTDDGNPQRGDFPDYMMEDDNHDTRRAKMSRYLLRQTDNLSFKRLQELAFDTTMYWPMTELPKFQRDLERLQKVDRQRAERVRPFLKHLLDWDCRSEDDSTATTLCVAWYMQLYGEGYPAETLKKEYRQNRLSRLDALVSAAEELKKIHGDWRVPWGDVHRIQRMTKRHDVVGAAAGFNRFLPSLPCSGAPGPLGIIYTVYSTPSIRFLRPRRYAVVGTSYVGAVTFGERVEAVTATQFGQSSDRKSPHFFDQAKLFSERKMKPAWFYPEDVKAHAVRSYQPGE, from the coding sequence ATGGCGCGGTTGAATCCTTGGTTTCCACTGATTGTAGTTTTTATCATCGAAGGGTTGTTGGGGAATGCGCAAGCCATGTCACCACTGGCGACAGAGGTGACGATTCATCGCGACGAGTGGGGAGTGCCTCATATTCATGGAAAAACGAATGCTGCCATGACGTACGGGATGGGCTACGCGCAGGCGGAGGACTATTTCTGGCAGGTGGAAGATAACTGTATTCGTGCAGTGGGGCGATACGCTGAAATTGTAGGTGAGTCGGGACTAAGCAATGATGTACTCAACCGTAGTTTCGAGGTTGTCCGGCGGTCGAAAGAAGATCTGAAGCAGTTCCCGCCAGAAATGAAGGCGAATCTGGTCGCGTATGCGGCTGGGATCAATGATTATTTGTCGCAACACCCTGAGGAAAAATCGAGATTAATTCATCGGTTCGAGCCTTGGCATGTGTTGGCGATGGATCGCCATGTGTTGCTGAGCTTTGTCTATGGACGTTCCCATGTCGGTCGCCCCAAGGCGGATACGTTTGCCGAAGCGGCCCATGCTGCCATTGGTTCTAACCAATGGGCAATCGGACCAACGAAGACAGCCAATGGTCAGGCAATGTTGTTAATCAATCCACACCAGCCGTGGTACGGCTGGGGACAGTACTACGAAGCTCATATTTATAGCGATGAAGGGGTGAATTTCTCTGGCGCTGGTTTCTTTGGCAGTCCGATCCCCAACAAGGGGCACAACGGTAGATTGGGTTGGACCTACACAGTCAACGAACCGGATATTGCCGATTCTTATCGAGTGACGTTTCCGGACCCGAAACGCCCGCTGCAGTATGCGTATGGCGATGGAACCCGTGATGCGATTGCCTGGACGGATACCGTGCGAGTTCGGAAAACGGATGGAACGTTTGAGGAGCGTACGTTGCATTTGAGAAAGACCCATCAGGGCCCGCTCGTACGTCGCGAAAATGATTCGACTTGGTTAGCGGTGCGTATCGCGGGACTTTTCGATGTTCGGCGACCATCTCAAGCGTTTGAGATGATCCGGGCGAGGAACTTTGCCGAATGGCGCGAGGCAGCGAGTATTTGTGCGATTCCAATGTTCAACATCGCGTATGCCGATCAGGCCGGTAACATTTTCTACGTTTACAACGGCTCGATTCCGATCCGCGATCCCAGTTTTGATTGGACCCAGCCTGTGGACGGCAGTGATCCACGTACGGAATGGCAGGGGATTCATCGTTTTGATGATCTGCCCCAAGTTTTTAATCCGTCAACCGGATACGTTCAAAATTGTAATTCAACGCCTTACACAACCACCGACGACGGGAATCCTCAACGAGGAGATTTTCCGGATTACATGATGGAGGATGACAATCACGATACGCGTCGTGCCAAGATGTCTCGGTATCTGTTGCGTCAAACCGATAATCTCTCTTTTAAGCGATTGCAGGAATTGGCGTTCGATACCACGATGTATTGGCCGATGACCGAATTGCCAAAATTTCAACGAGATTTGGAGCGGTTGCAAAAAGTTGATCGGCAGCGAGCTGAGCGAGTTCGTCCCTTTTTAAAGCATTTGCTCGATTGGGATTGTCGTTCTGAAGATGACTCGACTGCTACCACTCTATGCGTGGCTTGGTACATGCAACTTTATGGGGAGGGGTATCCTGCAGAAACACTCAAAAAAGAGTATCGGCAGAATCGTTTGAGTCGATTGGACGCCTTAGTTTCAGCAGCGGAAGAATTGAAAAAGATTCATGGCGATTGGCGCGTTCCTTGGGGGGATGTGCACCGAATACAACGAATGACGAAACGGCATGATGTGGTTGGCGCGGCGGCGGGCTTCAATCGTTTCCTGCCCAGCCTGCCATGTAGCGGGGCTCCAGGCCCCTTGGGAATTATTTACACCGTCTACTCAACGCCCAGTATTCGATTTTTGCGGCCACGGCGTTACGCGGTCGTCGGCACCTCTTATGTGGGTGCCGTCACGTTCGGTGAGCGCGTCGAAGCCGTTACGGCAACCCAGTTTGGTCAGAGTTCCGATCGAAAGTCTCCCCACTTTTTCGATCAGGCGAAACTTTTCTCAGAACGGAAAATGAAGCCGGCTTGGTTCTATCCAGAGGATGTGAAGGCTCACGCTGTCCGCAGCTATCAGCCGGGTGAATGA
- a CDS encoding Ldh family oxidoreductase: MSLAQPDRITSVGSIKVALLRVWRDVLQVENIRDDDNFFDLGGDSIRSVQIVARANRLGLPLTLKLLFANQSIGELTRVLEPSLAANHSVTAKNNGLNESEVLVTSESLRQFGIEAFREAGLDEEGARRVTEIQLEANLRGQPTHNMVSIPRYARRIAAGVLNARPNIRVEKETPMSALLNGDNAPGQWVAEVAMEFAIRKAQQTGIGIVSAKHSNHFGAAGHYVWKAACEGMIGLCTTNGPVILAPTGGRTPTLGNNPLGVGIPANKYFPVLLDIAMSVAPRGKIALQVREGKSLENDWILDHLGQPSMKLEDLAAGLGVPIGGHKGYGLAFVMEILSGVLSGAGFGLDHRKQDGKKTPHDFGQFFLAFDPELFMPAEQFRSRVDEMIKQAKSAKKMEGVDEILVPGELEMTARQRSLQEGVRLRASTYDSLVKYADEMGLATRIQIIAAGANASPD, translated from the coding sequence ATGTCGTTAGCCCAACCCGATAGGATCACCTCCGTTGGATCGATAAAAGTAGCTTTACTGAGAGTCTGGCGGGATGTGCTGCAAGTTGAAAATATCCGGGACGATGACAATTTCTTCGATTTAGGAGGTGATTCGATTCGCAGTGTGCAAATCGTTGCTCGCGCCAATCGATTGGGCTTACCCCTGACGTTAAAACTTCTTTTTGCCAATCAGTCGATCGGCGAACTCACTCGTGTTCTCGAACCATCTTTGGCGGCCAATCATTCAGTGACAGCCAAAAATAATGGCCTAAATGAATCGGAGGTACTCGTAACCTCTGAAAGCTTGAGGCAGTTTGGAATCGAAGCGTTTCGCGAAGCCGGCCTGGATGAAGAAGGAGCTCGTCGGGTTACTGAGATTCAACTGGAAGCCAACCTGCGTGGGCAGCCTACCCACAACATGGTTAGCATTCCACGTTACGCTCGACGTATTGCAGCAGGGGTTCTTAACGCCCGGCCAAATATCCGTGTTGAGAAGGAAACGCCGATGAGCGCGCTCCTGAACGGCGATAATGCGCCGGGGCAATGGGTGGCCGAAGTTGCGATGGAATTTGCGATACGCAAGGCGCAGCAGACTGGGATTGGAATCGTCTCTGCCAAGCATTCCAATCATTTTGGAGCGGCAGGCCATTATGTTTGGAAGGCAGCATGCGAGGGGATGATTGGGCTTTGCACTACGAATGGCCCCGTAATTCTCGCGCCCACGGGAGGGCGGACACCGACGCTTGGAAATAATCCGCTGGGCGTGGGGATTCCCGCCAATAAGTATTTCCCCGTCCTGTTAGATATTGCGATGAGTGTCGCTCCTCGCGGAAAAATTGCCTTGCAGGTGCGAGAAGGTAAATCACTCGAGAATGATTGGATTCTTGACCATCTGGGGCAGCCCTCCATGAAACTGGAGGATCTGGCCGCTGGACTGGGCGTGCCAATTGGTGGGCACAAGGGCTACGGTTTAGCGTTCGTGATGGAAATTCTTTCCGGAGTTTTAAGCGGAGCTGGTTTCGGCCTCGACCATCGTAAGCAGGATGGCAAGAAAACACCTCATGATTTTGGTCAATTCTTTCTCGCTTTTGACCCTGAATTGTTTATGCCGGCGGAGCAATTTCGGAGTCGAGTCGATGAAATGATCAAACAAGCGAAGTCAGCAAAAAAAATGGAGGGAGTCGATGAAATCTTGGTGCCCGGAGAACTCGAAATGACTGCACGTCAACGTAGCTTGCAAGAAGGGGTAAGACTTCGAGCTTCCACATACGACTCGCTCGTCAAATACGCGGATGAAATGGGGTTGGCTACGCGTATTCAAATCATTGCGGCAGGTGCAAACGCCTCGCCTGATTGA